One genomic segment of Panicum virgatum strain AP13 chromosome 2N, P.virgatum_v5, whole genome shotgun sequence includes these proteins:
- the LOC120662457 gene encoding uncharacterized protein LOC120662457, with protein MGLNYMSLLTSSKAPFYSIVPGNSSTPIGSVTFPVTFGIEQNFRTEHIKFEVAELESSYHAILGRLALAKFMAVPHYVYLLLKMLGNTGVLLNSLECDKEAIVHASSIRVPSSVSEILATIKELSLNKDSMPSKKPSQSSVKPAGNVGTKTIQLQEGDDSKTAINGAGLSDK; from the coding sequence atgggcctcaactacatgagcTTGCTCACGTCAAGTAAAGCTCCCTTTTACAGCATCGTCCCAGGAAACTCCTCaacaccaattggctcggttaccTTCCCGGTCACATTTGGTATAGAACAAAACTTCCGGACAGAACACATCAAGTTCGAAGTGGCCGAATTAGAATCTTCTTACCATGCCATCTTGGGAAGACTAGCATTGGCCAAATTTATGGCTGTGCCCCACTACGTCTACTTACTCCTCAAGATGCTGGGCAATACAGGAGTCCTCCTCAATTCCTTGGAGTGCGACAAGGAGGCAATTGTCCACGCCTCTAGCATTCGAGTACCTAGTTCCGTGAGCGAGATACTCGCCACTATCAAGGAGCTATCACTCAACAAGGACTCGATGCcatccaagaagccaagccagtcGTCGGTAAAACCAGCCGGCAACGTCGGCACCAAGACCATCCAGCTGCAAGAGGGAGACGATTCTAAAACTGCTATCAACGGAGCTGGCTTgagcgacaaatag